In a single window of the Pleurodeles waltl isolate 20211129_DDA chromosome 4_2, aPleWal1.hap1.20221129, whole genome shotgun sequence genome:
- the NFE2 gene encoding transcription factor NF-E2 45 kDa subunit — MPPCPPQQGRTRVTLLTQLTGGQGPQREMELAWQEIMSITELQGLNMQNEYTYNTEGCNNMLSGTLTQMLPVSNYELSQPITENSLPNCSQNTLGYERHYTELLETPCQRLGPGGMATNEFPYGTTSYTSMLMSSPIHPGSPTSIIQANNKNLIFSGLLNSPLFDPTHIVDAGLMDNQNCKTHEDFESDSGLSLNYSDAESMEGTEQGQIHPDYVELYPHNYHSSQEQYCALPSMETMTFSQAYTHTSEAGPCCDMQDIQCQDSCAKNKQPSPIEMTCTRDERRALTMKIPFSIEKIINLPVDDFNELLSKYQLNDTQLALIRDIRRRGKNKVAAQNCRKRKLENIVHLEKDLDDLKEDKEKLLRKRSEFNMSVSIMRKKLKDLYMEVFRMLKDEDGHPYSPDEYSLQQTMDGSVFLVPQNNNQEDAD, encoded by the coding sequence GGTTTAAACATGCAGAATGAATATACATACAATACTGAGGGATGTAACAACATGCTGTCAGGGACCCTGACACAAATGCTTCCTGTTTCGAACTACGAACTCAGTCAACCCATTACAGAAAACAGTTTACCAAACTGCAGTCAAAACACACTAGGATATGAAAGACATTACACAGAGCTTTTGGAAACTCCATGTCAGCGGCTAGGCCCCGGAGGAATGGCCACCAATGAGTTTCCTTATGGGACAACCAGCTACACAAGTATGTTGATGTCTTCACCAATCCATCCAGGAAGCCCCACCAGCATCATCCAAGCGAACAATAAAAATCTTATATTTTCTGGATTATTAAATAGTCCACTTTTTGACCCTACTCATATAGTGGATGCCGGTTTGATGGATAACCAAAATTGCAAAACCCATGAGGATTTTGAATCAGACTCAGGCTTGTCGCTAAACTACAGTGATGCGGAGTCCATGGAGGGCACCGAGCAAGGGCAGATACATCCAGATTATGTAGAGTTATATCCACATAACTACCACAGTTCTCAAGAACAGTATTGTGCGTTACCTTCTATGGAGACTATGACATTCAGCCAGGCATATACACACACTTCTGAAGCTGGGCCATGTTGTGATATGCAGGACATACAATGCCAAGATTCGTGTGCAAAGAATAAACAGCCCAGTCCCATCGAGATGACATGCACCCGGGATGAGCGCAGAGCTCTAACAATGAAAATTCCCTTTTCAATAGAAAAGATCATCAATCTCCCAGTGGATGATTTTAATGAGCTGCTGTCCAAGTATCAACTAAATGACACCCAACTGGCACTGATAAGGGACATTCGCCGTAGGGGTAAAAATAAAGTTGCTGCTCAGAACTGTAGGAAGCGGAAGCTGGAGAACATTGTTCATCTAGAGAAGGATTTGGATGATCTAAAGGAAGACAAGGAAAAACTCCTCAGGAAAAGGAGTGAGTTTAACATGTCAGTCTCTATCATGCGAAAGAAACTTAAAGATCTCTACATGGAGGTTTTTCGAATGCTGAAAGATGAAGACGGACATCCATATTCACCAGACGAGTATTCTCTGCAACAGACAATGgatggaagtgtgtttcttgtgccaCAAAACAATAACCAAGAAGATGCAGATTAA